In bacterium, the genomic stretch GATTCTCGACGGCGAACGTCCTGGCTGCGGTGGAAACGGGCGCGCGCGGCGTCCACACCAGCGTGAATGGCCTCGGCGAGCGGGCAGGCAACGCGCGGCTCTCCGAATCCGTCGCCGCCTTACACGATCATGGGCCCTTCATCACCGGCGTGAACGAATCACGGCTCGTAGGTGTCTCCCGTCTCGTGGAAATCTTCAGCGGAAAAGAAGTGGCGACGAATACTCCGATCGTCGGGCAAGACGTGTTCACCCAGACGGCCGGGATCCACGCGGACGGCGACGCCAAGGGAGACCTCTACGAGAGCCGGCTCGTCCCTGCACGCTTCGGGCGAAAACGTCGCTATGCGCTCGGCAAGCTCTCGGGCAAGGCTTCCCTCGATCAGAACCTGGCCCAGCTCGGCATCGAACTCGAAGAGAAGGAGCGCGATCTCGTGCTCGCGCGAATCGTCAGCCTCGGCGACAAGAAGCACACGGTCGTGCCGGAAGACCTGCGCTTCATCATTGCGGACGTGCTCAAGACGCCAAGGGAGCATCTGCTACGAATCGAACACTACGATGTCTCCGTCGGAAGCGATCGTTCTCCCGAGGCGAGCGTCGAACTGGCCTTCCGAGGCGACACGGTATCCGCCAAGGCCAGCGGTGATGGCGGATACGACGCGTTCATGAATGCGCTCAAGAAGGCTGCACGAAAATTCGGACTCGTCGTTCCGAAGCTGCAGGATTTCCGTGTGCGTATTCCGCCTGGCGGACGCACCAGCGCCCTGGTCGAAACCCTGATCACCTGGCAGGGGCGCCCAGGAGAAGAGTCCTTTTCGACGCTGGCCGTGGATTCGGACCAGCTGGCGGCCGCCGTGATCGCCACCGAGAAGATGCTCAACGTTGTCGCCGCACGAAGCCAGGAGACGTGAGAGGCGCGAGCGGGACGCTCCTGAAGATCGCGGCGGGGCTCTTGTCAGGCGTCTTCATGACAGGCTGTGCCGGAACACCGGAACCCGACCCTCGTTACCTGCCGAGCCAGAGCGTGCTCGAGGTCGTGGCCGTCCTGCGGCGCCACATCCCCGATGACACCTATCGCTTCGCTCCTGCGCGGGATTTCACGGGTCGAAACGTCTACAGGGCATCCCTTCTGCGTCTCGAAAACCTCGAGGCGGCTCATGCGGATGCCCTGCGTGCGGGCACCTTGGACGATGTGATCGCCTTCGCGAAGGGGCGTGCGCTCGAGCGGATCCGCGCTTTCGACCTGGCCGCAGTGAGCTACCGTCAGGCGAGAGAAAGCGATCCTTCGCTTCGGGAAGACTCCCTCCGCAGCGCCGCCATCTGCGAGACCCTTGACGAAGCCACTCAACTCGAGCCCCCGAGCACCGAGGCCGCGATAAGCCGGGAGGTGGCGCTCGCCGCTTTCGAGAGCCGCCGAGCCCTGCTCGAAGTGGTGCTCGCAGATATCGGAAGCAGCCACTACGCCGCCGTGATCCAGGAGGAAATCGAGCGCACGGATCTGGCCCGAGCACGTTTCCTTGCAGATGTGAGGCGCCTGTATCCGGATGGCGATGTCCGAGCGCTTGCCGCAATCCAACAGCTCGTCGTCACTCACCGGGAAAGCAAGAACACCAACAGTCACTTGCTCGCCCTCGGCGACTTGTACGCCGAGTTGGCCATCGAGTACGT encodes the following:
- a CDS encoding 2-isopropylmalate synthase, whose product is MSEPPSRQTDNRHADRRRVEVMDTTLRDGEQTPEVAYTPEEKLQLARALLADVGVDRIEIAGTRVSEGEREAARKICRWAKRAGMLRRIEMLGYCDGNKSVDWLHETGGRVLNLLVKGSEHHCATQLRMAPEQHRKKVAETLVYARKRRVRTNVYLEDWSSGVVDSPDYVFAMLRALGEHRVDRVFLADTLGTQAPRDVRRGIDLMVASFPDVHFEYHCHNDYGFSTANVLAAVETGARGVHTSVNGLGERAGNARLSESVAALHDHGPFITGVNESRLVGVSRLVEIFSGKEVATNTPIVGQDVFTQTAGIHADGDAKGDLYESRLVPARFGRKRRYALGKLSGKASLDQNLAQLGIELEEKERDLVLARIVSLGDKKHTVVPEDLRFIIADVLKTPREHLLRIEHYDVSVGSDRSPEASVELAFRGDTVSAKASGDGGYDAFMNALKKAARKFGLVVPKLQDFRVRIPPGGRTSALVETLITWQGRPGEESFSTLAVDSDQLAAAVIATEKMLNVVAARSQET